AAAAAAGCTGTTTTAATCTTACTCATTTGCTAAAGGTACTGTTGAAATGATGAGTTCTTTTCAGGAAAAAAATGCGCAAAAAGAAATGATGAAATCTTGTGTAAAATCATCCATAATTTGGATAAAAAATTCGCAATTCAAAAAAGACAAAAAACGCTGAAACGCAGCAGTGACGGGCATGTAAAAGGGCCAACATTGCTGTTGACCCTGTTTACTTACTAACCCATTAAATTCTACCACTAAGTTACAAAACCGAGCCACATGGCAAAATAATTTTTGGGTTCTGTGAATAATTTTTTAACCCCGAAATTATTCGTAGATGACCTTAACAGTTTGTTAATCAAAAGGGTTACAGTCATTTTGTCGAAGTGGGGAAAAATGTCATTTTTTTTGGTGCTTTTTGTCAGAAATCGGGGATTTTAAGGCGTCAATTCCCTTTTTTTCGGATTGGTAGGCAATTTGCTGCTCTATCCGAAATTAGTCGTATGAACTCTATCATGTTATTGTCTTTATTATTTATCGGGATCAGTTTCCTGGTTTCGATGCGGTTAAAGTCAAAATTTACCCATTACAGCCATTTACCGATCACCAATGGAATGAGTGGTAAAGAGGTGGCTGAGCAAATGCTCCGCGACAACGGAATATATGATGTAAAAGTTATATCTGTTGAGGGTTTTCTCACCGATCACTATAATCCCATGAATAAAACTGTAAACCTGAGTCCGGAAGTGTATAGTGGAACCAGTATCGCATCAGCAGCAGTGGCAGCCCATGAATGTGGTCATGCTGTTCAACATGCAACCGCTTATAACTGGCTGATGTTGAGAAGCAGGCTGGTACCTTTCGTTCAGTTCAGTAGTTCTATTGTTCAATGGGTGTTGCTGGCAGGAATTGTGCTGTTGAATACATTTCCGATGTTATTATTGGGAGGCATCATTCTATTTGCTATCACCACAGTTTTCTCAGTGATCACATTACCGGTAGAATTTGATGCCAGTAACCGAGCATTGGCTTGGTTGGAAAATAAACGCGTATTGGTGAGTAAGGAACAGGAAGGAGCCAAAGATGCTTTGAAATGGGCCGCAATGACATATGTAGTAGCAGCATTAGCTTCTGTTGCTACATTAATTCAATATGTATTGATCTTTTTGAGTGGGTCAAGAAATGATGATTAAGTGGTAGTGAATGGTGAATTGTGAATTGTCAATTATAGTAAGCTCCTTTTTATTGACAATTCACAATTCACCATTGACCATTCACATTAAAATTTGATCTCCTCTTCTCGTTCATCAAAGAACTTGAACTCTGTGAGATGATAATTAGTATTGGCTTGGGCCTTTACTTTCACTTTGTGTTTCTTTCTCCACTTTTTAATGATAGAAGAGAAGAATCCTTTCGTGAGATAGGAGTGTACGATCGGATGTACCACGATCGTGAGATTTTTGTGTGAATGTGTTACGAGATAATGTAATTTCTTTTCGATCTCATCCTCCAGTAATAATGTAGAAGTGATCTTTCCGGTGCCATTACATGCCGGACAGCTTTCCGCAGTATTAATATTTACTTCAGGACGCATACGCTGACGCGTGATCTGCAGTAATCCGAATTTAGAAATAGGAAGAACAGAATGTTTTGCACGATCCGCTTTCATGAATTGCTCCATGGCTTCCTGTACCTTTCTTTTATTATCGGGCAACTTCATATCAATGAAGTCGACAACGATGATGCCGCCAATATCACGTAAACGAAGCTGTCGGGCAATTTCTTCAGCTGCTTCTAGATTTGTCTCGAGTGCATTCTCTTCCTGATTATTGCTTACACTTTTATAACCACTGTTTACATCTATTACATGTAGCGCTTCAGTATGCTCAATGATCAGGTATGCGCCACTTGGCAGGTTCACGGTTTTTCCGAAAGATGATTTCACCTGTTTCGTTACACCATATTGATCGAAAATCGGAAGCCCGTTATGATAGAAAGAAACGATATCAGTTTTATCAGGTGCAATACGTTGGATATAAGATTGTGTGACCTGAAATAAATTTTTATCATTTACCACGATACGATTGAAATCTGCACTCAACAGATCTCTGAGTATACTGGTTGTTTTGGTTTCTTCACTCAATATTCTCACAGGAGCAACAGCACCTTTCAAATTGTGTTGAATGGTTTTCCAGGTTTCAACCAGTGCCAACATATCCTGATGCAGTTCTGCAGTACTCTTTCCTTCAGCTGCCGTACGTACGATCACACCAAAGTTTTTTGGACGGATAGCTTCTACGATCTTATGCAGACGCTTGCGTTCATCTGAAGAATGAATTTTTTTGGATACAGCTACAATTTCATTGAAAGGGGTTACAACTACAAATCGTCCGGGTAGTGATATCTCGCAACTCAGTCGCGGGCCTTTCGCTGCAATCGGTTCTTTTAATATCTGAACCAGTACATGAGGTTTGCCATTTAGTACTTCATTGATTTTTCCTGTTTTTACGATCTCAGGTTCAGACTGGAATCTGGAAAAATCGAAAGGCTGTTCTCCTTTATCTGTCATCGCTATTTGCGTGAACTTGATAATAGAACGAGCATATGGACTTAGATCCGTATAATGTAGAAATGCATCTTTTTCAAAACCCACATCCACGAACGCAGCATTCAGTCCGGGTATCAATTTCTTGACTTTGCCCAGGTATAGGTCACCCACTGCAAAATTGGCGTCCGTTTTTTCGTTGTGCAGCTCCACCAGTTTTTTATCTTCCAACAATGCAATTTCTACACCTGTTGGAGCAGCATTAATAATTAGTTCTTTGTTCACAAAGTGCAACTTTTAAATACAAAATCACATACCGGTATTCGGTAGATCAACATCCACAACATCTGTTGAGGCAGCCCAGGGAAAGGAAAAGGTAAAGTTGCGAAAAGGAGGAAGGTAAGGCTGCTTCCAGATAAGTGTTAAACGGGTTTAATCAGGCCGAAGCGAGATTAAACCCGTTTAGTATCATGATCGGTAATCCGAAGAATTATTTATTCTTCTTCTTATGACGATTCTTTCTCAGACGCTTTTTACGTTTGTGTGTAGCGATCTTATGACGCTTTCTCTTCTTACCACAAGGCATACCAAAGTAATTTTATACAGTTAAAAAATAAATTTATCGTTTCAGTTCAGCGATCCTTTTTTCCAGCGCTTGCTTAGCTTCCGGTATCGCCACTCTTTTCTTTGCTTCCTCATACCATTTGATCGCATTGGCCTTTTCATTATGAATATCATAAGACTCAGCCAAATTGAAAATGGCATCCAAATTTTCAGGATCTACTTTCAATACATTCAGAAAACGTTCGATGGCTTTATCATACTGACCGCTTTTCTTACTGCCTAATCCAAGCATCATTTGTCCAAATACATTACCCGGATTCTTCTCCACCACTTCTCTGATCTTCATAATACCCTGCATCGGGTTATCTGAAATGTTTCCGAAAAGATAGCATGCCCCCAATCCGATCTTACTCGAATCATTGGCCGGATTGATGCTCAATGCCTGATCAAAAAGAACTTTCGCTTGTGAAGCCAGCCAGTTTTGCATGGCAGGCTCCCCCTCTGTCATCAGGTTGTCTAAAAACAGATGGGCGGCAAAGGTGAGGCTTTTTTCAGAATTTTCCAACTTGGCGGCTTCAGCCGTATACCAGGCATAGGGTTCAAAAATCCGCGCCGAATCGGCCCAGAACCTGGCTAACTGATGATATACATGGATCTTTTGCTCATTGATATCGCCCCTGACAACAGCATTCTCGAGGGCACCCAGACGGGCGACTTGCTCCGGACTGATCCGTTCTTTCGCTTTAACAAGCAAGTCTTCAAACTTAATAGATTGATTTACAGTGCTGTGAGGCGCTTCGCCTTCTTTATGAACGTGTTTACTGGGGGAGATGGTTGGACTAAAAAAGTACAACAGAATGAATATTACCAAACCACCACCCGCTAACAGAAGTTGCTGTTTCTTCACTGATCGGAAATTTCGGCGAAGTTAGTCCGACTTCCGTTTGCTTTTTACTTCACTCACAAATTCTTTTGCCGGCTTAAAGGCAGGAATATAGTGTTCAGGTATTTCTACGGCTACATTTTTCTTGATATTGCGACCAATCTTGGCGGCACGCTTTTTTGTAATAAAACTGCCAAAGCCACGGATATAAATATTTTGTCCGTTGGAGAGGCTCTCCTTTACTTCTTTGAACATGGTTTCCAGCGTGACCAGTACATCCACTTTCGGTATACCCGTTTTATCGGAAATCTGGTTGATGAGATCTGACTTTCTCATTTGTATAAAGTTATTTTATAAATCAGATTTAAAGTACGACAAAAAAACTGGTATTTGCAAGAAAGATAGTGTAAATTTTATGTGCGTTACTAATTGATAGATAAATGATTCAAACGGGCAACAATTGGTTAAGATTTGTTCATATTATAAATATAATTATAGTTTATCAACTTTATTACCAGTCATGCGTTGTTTTGAGCATCTTTGTTTAATCGGATGAAAAAATCTTTTACCTCGATATTAATGGACTGGCACCGGCATCAAAATGACCGGGAAATGCCTTGGAAGGGAGAAAAAAAACCTTACAGAATCTGGTTGAGTGAGATCATTCTACAGCAAACTCGTGTTGAACAGGGGATGGCGTATTACCATCGATTAGTTGAACAATATCCTACGATACAGGATCTTGCCCAAGCGCCCGATCAACAGGTATTTAAATTATGGGAAGGTTTGGGTTATTATAATAGATGCCGAAATCTCCTATATACAGCCAGAGAAATTGTAGAAAAGCGAAACGGAATTTTCCCTTCTACTTATGAAGACCTCCTCTCATTAAAAGGGGTTGGTCCATATACAGCGGCTGCCATTGCTTCATTTGCTTATAACTTACCGTACGCTGTAGTAGATGGGAATGTATTTCGGGTATTGGCCCGTTATCTGGGTATTGATACAGCTACTGATAGTACTGAAGGCAAGAAAATATTCGACGACCTGGCTTACGAGATGCTGGATAAAAAAGAACCGGCTTTGTATAATCAGGCAATCATGGACTTTGGCGCCACCGTTTGCAAACCCATGGCCCCACGCTGTTCTGCCTGTCCGCTTCAACATGGTTGCGCAGCTTTGGCAACAGGTAAAGTGAATCAACTCCCTGTCAAGGAAAAAACATTACAGAGAAAAACGAGATACTTTAACTATTTCATCCTGCAATACCGGCAAAAGATTTGGATACAACAAAGAACTGCAAAGGATATTTGGCAACACTTATTTGAATTTTATCTCGTAGAAACAGAAAAACAGCTTCGTTGGGATACGTCATTGATCCAAAACTACCTAAAGGATCAGTTGAATATCTATGATGCAAGGATTGGAAAGATCTCGCAGCCAGTTGTACAGCAATTGACCCATCAACAAATCAAAGGGCAATTCATACATATAGAATTGAGTCAAAAGCCCGCCTCCATAAAGACCGGGGACTGGAAAAATACAGTCCAGATACAGGAATTGGCGTTTCCTAAGCTCATCACATCATACCTGAAACATTTAAAATCCTAATTTTTTTAGAGCTGTTCTTTTGTTGCTCAAAAAAAGTTATTTTTAAGAGTGATTAATCTGCGACGAACAAAAAATCAATCGTATGAGAGGTGTTAACAGAGTGATGCTCATTGGAAATCTTGGGAAAGACCCTGATGTTCAACATTTAGAAGGTAATATTGCTGTAGCCAAGTTCCCACTTGCCACTACCGAAACGTACAAAGACCGCTCGGGAAAACTGATCTCCCAAACCGAATGGCATACCGTTGTTCTGTGGCGCGGACTGGCGGAATTGGCACAAAAATATTTGCACAAAGGCAGTTTGATCTATGTAGAAGGTCGTTTACGTACCCGTAGCTGGGAAGATAAAGAAGGCAATAAAAAATTTGCTACAGAAGTGGTGGGTGATAACCTGATCATGCTGGATAAACGAGGTGATGGTTCCGGCGGACATGTTTCCGGAGATGGAATTGAAGGTTATACAGGTGATGATATACCCCCATTATCTGATCCAGGAGAATCATTGCCCTTTTGATAACTCCGCTCAACGTATTTTTGTGAGGAAAAGAATGACATCGTCATTCATTGTTAATTAAAAACACCTGTTTTGGATTATCACTCGGTATTGAATGCCCAACTTTTATCAGCCATTCATCCACAAGGCACAACGGTACTTGTGATGATACTTGTTGTTTTACTTTTTCTTTCTTTTGTTTTGTCAGGATCTGAAGTGGCTTTCTTTTCGCTTACTTATAAAGACATCAATAACTTAAAATCGAAACAGATCCCCTCTTACAAGAGAATTGTAGATCTGTTGGAACAGCCTAAAACTTTATTGGCTTCTTTATTGATCGCTAATAGTTTTATTAATATCTCTATCATCATCATATCAAATCTGCTCATTGATAACATGTTCAATTTTGAGCAATTCAATGCAGTATGGGTAGAGTTCCTCATCAAGGTTTTAGCAGTATCATTTTTATTGGTACTCTTCGGTGAAGTAATGCCGAAAGTATTGGCCACACAAAACAATATTCGTTTCGCCAAAGACTTTGGGGGTGTAGTACAAGGTGTTGCTTACACATTTGCCGGAATGAGCAAATGGCTGGTAAAATATTCTGATATCATCGAAAAAAAATTAGCCAGCAAAACCGGAAGTGCATATAGCCTGGAAGAACTGGATCATGCCATCGATCTAACTACCAATGAAACCGCTTCTGAAAATGAAAAAAATATACTCAAGGGTATCGTCAAGTTCAGTAATATTTCGGTGAAACAGATCATGAAAACGCGGATGGATGTTCATGGCGTAGAATATGGAACTTCATTTGGAGCACTGATCGAAATGGTCAAAGATTTGAACTACAGCAGATTGCCGGTATACAAAGAAGACCTGGATGAAGTGCTTGGTATGATCCATACCAAAGATCTATTGCCACATCTACACGAGTACAATGATTACAATTGGCACGCGTTAATGCGTCCACCTTTTTTTGTACATGAGCAAAAACCTATTGAAGATCTGTTACAGGAATTTCAACAGAAAAGAATCCACTTCGCTGTAGTTGTAGATGAATTTGGGGGCACCAGCGGTATCGTAACCTTGGAAGATATTCTGGAAGAAGTAATCGGTGAGATCAAAGATGAATTTGATGAAGAAGATAGCGGGTTTAAAAAGATAGATGACAATAACTATATTTTCGAAGGTCGTACCATGATCCATGACGCTTGTAAGATCATGGACATACCCGCAGAAACATTTGATGAAGTAAAAGGAGAAAGTGATTCACTCGCCGGACTCGTACTCGAGATCGCCGGAGATATTCCGAAAGCAGGTGCCATATTATTAAGTGGAGACTTTGAATTCACCGTTCTGGAACTTGAAAAGAATAGGATCCAAAAGATCAAACTCACGATCAAGAGAGAGTTGGTTGGGGGATAATCAATGGCGGATGGCCATAGTAAGGAAAGAGTATGTTGGAGAAAAATTTAAAGTGTCGGGATT
Above is a genomic segment from Sediminibacterium sp. KACHI17 containing:
- the gldE gene encoding gliding motility-associated protein GldE; this encodes MDYHSVLNAQLLSAIHPQGTTVLVMILVVLLFLSFVLSGSEVAFFSLTYKDINNLKSKQIPSYKRIVDLLEQPKTLLASLLIANSFINISIIIISNLLIDNMFNFEQFNAVWVEFLIKVLAVSFLLVLFGEVMPKVLATQNNIRFAKDFGGVVQGVAYTFAGMSKWLVKYSDIIEKKLASKTGSAYSLEELDHAIDLTTNETASENEKNILKGIVKFSNISVKQIMKTRMDVHGVEYGTSFGALIEMVKDLNYSRLPVYKEDLDEVLGMIHTKDLLPHLHEYNDYNWHALMRPPFFVHEQKPIEDLLQEFQQKRIHFAVVVDEFGGTSGIVTLEDILEEVIGEIKDEFDEEDSGFKKIDDNNYIFEGRTMIHDACKIMDIPAETFDEVKGESDSLAGLVLEIAGDIPKAGAILLSGDFEFTVLELEKNRIQKIKLTIKRELVGG
- a CDS encoding tetratricopeptide repeat protein encodes the protein MKKQQLLLAGGGLVIFILLYFFSPTISPSKHVHKEGEAPHSTVNQSIKFEDLLVKAKERISPEQVARLGALENAVVRGDINEQKIHVYHQLARFWADSARIFEPYAWYTAEAAKLENSEKSLTFAAHLFLDNLMTEGEPAMQNWLASQAKVLFDQALSINPANDSSKIGLGACYLFGNISDNPMQGIMKIREVVEKNPGNVFGQMMLGLGSKKSGQYDKAIERFLNVLKVDPENLDAIFNLAESYDIHNEKANAIKWYEEAKKRVAIPEAKQALEKRIAELKR
- a CDS encoding Rne/Rng family ribonuclease, with the protein product MNKELIINAAPTGVEIALLEDKKLVELHNEKTDANFAVGDLYLGKVKKLIPGLNAAFVDVGFEKDAFLHYTDLSPYARSIIKFTQIAMTDKGEQPFDFSRFQSEPEIVKTGKINEVLNGKPHVLVQILKEPIAAKGPRLSCEISLPGRFVVVTPFNEIVAVSKKIHSSDERKRLHKIVEAIRPKNFGVIVRTAAEGKSTAELHQDMLALVETWKTIQHNLKGAVAPVRILSEETKTTSILRDLLSADFNRIVVNDKNLFQVTQSYIQRIAPDKTDIVSFYHNGLPIFDQYGVTKQVKSSFGKTVNLPSGAYLIIEHTEALHVIDVNSGYKSVSNNQEENALETNLEAAEEIARQLRLRDIGGIIVVDFIDMKLPDNKRKVQEAMEQFMKADRAKHSVLPISKFGLLQITRQRMRPEVNINTAESCPACNGTGKITSTLLLEDEIEKKLHYLVTHSHKNLTIVVHPIVHSYLTKGFFSSIIKKWRKKHKVKVKAQANTNYHLTEFKFFDEREEEIKF
- a CDS encoding HU family DNA-binding protein; protein product: MRKSDLINQISDKTGIPKVDVLVTLETMFKEVKESLSNGQNIYIRGFGSFITKKRAAKIGRNIKKNVAVEIPEHYIPAFKPAKEFVSEVKSKRKSD
- the mutY gene encoding A/G-specific adenine glycosylase, which codes for MKKSFTSILMDWHRHQNDREMPWKGEKKPYRIWLSEIILQQTRVEQGMAYYHRLVEQYPTIQDLAQAPDQQVFKLWEGLGYYNRCRNLLYTAREIVEKRNGIFPSTYEDLLSLKGVGPYTAAAIASFAYNLPYAVVDGNVFRVLARYLGIDTATDSTEGKKIFDDLAYEMLDKKEPALYNQAIMDFGATVCKPMAPRCSACPLQHGCAALATGKVNQLPVKEKTLQRKTRYFNYFILQYRQKIWIQQRTAKDIWQHLFEFYLVETEKQLRWDTSLIQNYLKDQLNIYDARIGKISQPVVQQLTHQQIKGQFIHIELSQKPASIKTGDWKNTVQIQELAFPKLITSYLKHLKS
- a CDS encoding zinc metallopeptidase, translated to MNSIMLLSLLFIGISFLVSMRLKSKFTHYSHLPITNGMSGKEVAEQMLRDNGIYDVKVISVEGFLTDHYNPMNKTVNLSPEVYSGTSIASAAVAAHECGHAVQHATAYNWLMLRSRLVPFVQFSSSIVQWVLLAGIVLLNTFPMLLLGGIILFAITTVFSVITLPVEFDASNRALAWLENKRVLVSKEQEGAKDALKWAAMTYVVAALASVATLIQYVLIFLSGSRNDD
- the ssb gene encoding single-stranded DNA-binding protein; the protein is MRGVNRVMLIGNLGKDPDVQHLEGNIAVAKFPLATTETYKDRSGKLISQTEWHTVVLWRGLAELAQKYLHKGSLIYVEGRLRTRSWEDKEGNKKFATEVVGDNLIMLDKRGDGSGGHVSGDGIEGYTGDDIPPLSDPGESLPF
- a CDS encoding AURKAIP1/COX24 domain-containing protein, which encodes MPCGKKRKRHKIATHKRKKRLRKNRHKKKNK